The DNA segment TTAGCTCAGCTGGGAGAGCGCCTGCCTTACAAGCAGGATGTCGGCAGTTCGATCCTGTCATCGCCCACCAACTGAGTGAATAAGGGCTGCGGCTGTCCGCGGCGCAAAAACGGCTTATCCATGCGGGTAAGCCGTTTTTGACGTTCTCTATGCTGGCAATTGGCAAAGTAATTATATGGCGATAGCCTATTTTGGGGTGGTTTTGCAGGAATAAGGAGTTTTTTGCCGAAGAAACACAATATATTGATCTGGGATAATATACCTGGAGGTACATGATATGAACATATTCGGTATATTGCTCGGCGCCGCGGCCCTCGGTTCGCTCCGCAAAGGTGAAGCGCGGGAAATCCGCGACCTGAAGGCTCAGTTGCCCGAAAATGAACGGGAAACCGTCCTGTCGGGCTACAAGCAGCTTTCCGGCCAGGCCAAAAACGACTTCAAGACAGCCCTGAGAAACGCCGATATGGCGGCGGCCAGCCAAATCCTCGGCCAGGACCTGACAAAATACAACATCGTCGTCGGCAAGAAGGACGAGGCCGTCTCCAGCGCGGCGGCGGACGATTCCGCATTGGCGGCCAACGATTTCGCCGCCCGCATCGACCGTATCCTCGCCGTACCGACGAGCATCGACCCCGAACTGGTGGCCGAGGCGGCGAAACGCTATGAGGCCGCTGTTCCCAGGGGCAGCAGCGAGAACATCTCCGACAAGACGAAAAAGCTGCTCGAGCTTAGAGGTTAAAAGAAAAAGTGCTCTTTGCATAAAGAGCACTTTTTGCTAATTACGGAGATAGCCGGGACGCCTAAAAGCCAAGCTCCTCGCCGACGATGATCACGTGGGTTTCCGTGAACGGCAGCCGCTTGCGGATGATGGTGGTAACGTTACAGATGCGGCCGGGTCCCTGGCAATCCATACACATGCCGGTTGTCGTGCAGGGGTTAGTTTTGCCCAGCCGCTTGTTATTGATCGGTGCGGCGTAGAGCTCGATGCGGCGCTCGGCTTCTTCAACGTCGCGGACGATTTTGTTGACGCCGGCGACGATGACGACCTTTTTCGGCCCGAAGATCATCGCGGCGGCCCTGTTGCCGGAGCCGTCGACGTTGACCAGTTTGCCGTCCAGAGTGACCGCGTTCGTGCCGGTAAGGAATACGTCGCAGGTAAGCTGCTGGCGGCGGATGGCCACGGCCTCTTCCAGGGACAGACCGGGTTTGCCGTGGTTGTAGATGGTGTTGCCGCGGCCTTCGAGGACGGCGGGCAGGCCGAGATCGGTGCCGGTGGTCCACGAACCGCCAATACCTACGGAGGCGTCTGCCGGGACGAGGCTCAGCACCTTGTCGATGGCTTCCTTGCGCGTCTTAACGTACGAGGCCTGGAAATTGTTTTTGGCAAGAGCTTCCGCGGCCTTGGCGCCGAGAGTGTCGTTATGCCAGGCTTTAAAATCGTTCATGAAGCTTCCTCCTTTGAAAAATGGATAATGGATAAATTCGGCATTCGGGGGATAATACCCTTTCGAGGTGAACCCATGGCAGCGGACCGGCTGAAAATTATTTTGGCGGCCTTCGTCGTCCTGCTGACGTTCGGCACGTTCGGCTTCATGGCGGTGGAGAACCTGTCGCCCATGGACTCCTTCTATATGACGGTCGTCACCGTCGCCACCGTGGGCTACGGCGATATCGTGCCAAAGACCACCGCCGGGCGAATTTTCACGATGGTCCTGATCGTCCTGGGTGTCGGCACGACCTACTATTCGTTCACATACCTTTTCAGCCTGATGGTCGAGGGTCAGTTGAAAAACATGATGGGGAGACGGGGCATGAATCGTAAGATTGCTTCGATGGACAGCCATATCATCGTTTGTGGCGCCGGCAGGGTCGGCGGCAATGTCGTCAGGCGCCTCAAACACGAAGCCGCGGATTTTGTCGTCATCGAAAACAGTCAGGAAGTATATGGGCAGCTCGCCGAGGACAAAGTGACGGCGGTGCACGGCGACGCCACCCGCGACGAGGTGCTGCTGGCCGCCGGTATAGAAAGGGCCAAAGGAGTGATAACGACGCTGTCCCACGACGCGGACAACGTTTATGTCACGCTGACCGCCAAGAGCCTCAACCCCCGGATTAGCGTGGTGTCACGGGCCGAGCGGCCGGAGGCCGAGGAAAAGCTGCGGCGGGCCGGGGCCGATACTGTGATTTTTCCGTCGGTAATGGGCGGGCGGCAGATGGTGTCGGCCGTTACCAGGCCGGTTATCATGGATTTCGTGGAAAATGTCTTTTACAACCAGGAACTCCACCTCGATATCGCCGAAATCGCTGTTTCGCCGGTATCAGCGCTCGCGGGGGTAAGGCTGGCCGCCAGCGGCATCAAGGAGAGGTTCGACTCGATCGTCGTAGCCGTCAAGCGTGGCAACGAACTCATTACCACCCCCAGCGCCGACATGGTCATCGGCGCCGGGGACATCATGATCGTGCTCGGCCATCGCGCCGCCCTGAGAGAACTGGTGGCAACGGCGAAAGGCAGCAAAGCCTGAGATAAAAAAATAACGAAGGAGACTCATCCCGTACGGATGGGTCTCCTTCGTCTTCCATTAGCAGCTCAGGCCGTGGACGGATTGTCGCGTTTGAACCAGCCGCCGGGAAGCAGCAGGGCGAGACCAATGGTGCCTGCCGGCAAAACGGAAATGACGGTGAAGACACTGGGGATGCCGAAGTGGTCGGCTACGTAGCCGAGCAC comes from the Sporomusaceae bacterium genome and includes:
- a CDS encoding lactate utilization protein, with protein sequence MNDFKAWHNDTLGAKAAEALAKNNFQASYVKTRKEAIDKVLSLVPADASVGIGGSWTTGTDLGLPAVLEGRGNTIYNHGKPGLSLEEAVAIRRQQLTCDVFLTGTNAVTLDGKLVNVDGSGNRAAAMIFGPKKVVIVAGVNKIVRDVEEAERRIELYAAPINNKRLGKTNPCTTTGMCMDCQGPGRICNVTTIIRKRLPFTETHVIIVGEELGF
- a CDS encoding potassium channel protein: MAADRLKIILAAFVVLLTFGTFGFMAVENLSPMDSFYMTVVTVATVGYGDIVPKTTAGRIFTMVLIVLGVGTTYYSFTYLFSLMVEGQLKNMMGRRGMNRKIASMDSHIIVCGAGRVGGNVVRRLKHEAADFVVIENSQEVYGQLAEDKVTAVHGDATRDEVLLAAGIERAKGVITTLSHDADNVYVTLTAKSLNPRISVVSRAERPEAEEKLRRAGADTVIFPSVMGGRQMVSAVTRPVIMDFVENVFYNQELHLDIAEIAVSPVSALAGVRLAASGIKERFDSIVVAVKRGNELITTPSADMVIGAGDIMIVLGHRAALRELVATAKGSKA